AGGTTCGAATCCTGCTGGGCGCGTCAGATTAAAAGAGAAATTCTCAGATCAACTACCGCTCAGTCTGTTCACCCCACTGTTAGCATCAGGCTGGAGAGTTCTTTGATCTGGTCGCGCAATGCTGCCGCCCTTTCAAACTCAAGATTCTTTGCCGCCCTTTTCATTTCCTCTCTTAATTGCGTGATCTTGGAAGTGATGTCTTCCTCTGAAATGTATGCCTCCATCTTCTCTGAGACTATCGGCACCGTTACGTAATCGGCCTCGTAAACCGAGGTCAGGATACGAGAGATAGATTTTTTGATGGTCTCCGGTGTTATATGGCGCTCCTCATTATATCGCTGTTGCATCGTCCTCCTTCTGTTCGTCTCGCTAAGACATGCCCGTATCGAATCAGTTACCCTGTCGCTATACATGATGACCTGGCCTGATACATTTCTGGCAGCCCTTCCACTGGTCTGTATCAGTGAGCGTTCAGAGCGCAGAAACCCCTCTTTATCAGCATCAAGAATGGCTACCAGAGAAACTTCCGGAATATCGAGCCCCTCACGTAAAAGATTGATCCCCACCAGGACATCAAACTTACCGAGTCTCAGATCACGAATAATGTTCACCCGCTCCAGGGTATGGATGTCGGAATGGAGATACCTCACCCTGACCCCGAGACCCTGGTAGTAGGAGGTGAGGTTTTCCGCCATTCTTTTGGTGAGAGTGGTGACCAGGACCCGTTCGCCCTTCCCCTCCCTTTCACGGATCTCCCCGAGGAGATCGTCAACTTGGTGGTGTGCAGGTTTCACAACAATCTCCGGATCCATCAGGCCGGTTGGCCTGATAATCTGTTCCACCACTCGTCCACCGGCTTTCCTTAATTCATAGTTGGCGGGAGTAGCCGAGATGTAGATTCTTGGGTGGCGAAAGTTTTCGTATTCTTTAAACATCAGGGGACGGTTATCAAGTGCAGAGGGGAGTCGAAAACCATAATTGACAAGGGTCTCCTTACGCGATCTGTCACCTTTGTACATCCCCACCAACTGGGGTATGGTAACGTGACTCTCATCGCCGATGATCAGGGCATTGAGAGGGAGATACTCCATCAGGGTGGGGGGCGGCTCTCCTGGCTTTCTGCCGGTGAGATGACGGGAATAATTTTCAATACCCTGGCAGTAGCCCATCTCTTCCATCATCTCGATGTCGAATCTGGTCCGCTGTTCCAGCCGCTGGGCCTCGAGCAGCTTGTTCTGTGCACGCAACTCCTCAAGTCTGACCATCAGTTCCTCCTTGATGGAGGCAATAGCCATTCTCATGTTGTCCCTCGTCGTCACATAGTGACTGCCGGGGTAGATGGACATCTTATGGGGATGGATCAGTTTCTTTCCCCGGAGAGGATCTACCATAGAGATGGATTCTATGGTGTCTCCCAAAAATTCTATCCTCATTGCCCTGTCTTCCTCGTAAGGGGGGAAGATTTCCACTACATCACCCCGGACACGGAAGGTGCCCCGGTGAAAATCAATGTCATTGCGCACATACTGGATCTCCACCAGCCTCCGTAGCATCTCATCCCGGGGGAGTTCCATACCCTCTTCCACCGTGAGCAACATGCCATAATAGGCCTCGGGAGAACCGAGTCCATAGATACAGGAAACACTGGCCACAATAATGACATCATTCCGCTCTAAGAGAGAATGGGTGGCAGAATGGCGCAGTTTGTTAATCTCTTCGTTAATCGCGGAGTCTTTCTCAATATAGGTGTCTGTACTGGGGATATAGGCCTCGGGCTGATAATAGTCATAATAGCTGACAAAGTACTCGACGGCGTTTTCGGGGAAGAGGGTCTTGAATTCTTCGTAGAGCTGGGCTGCTAAGGTCTTGTTATGGGCGATGATCAGGGCAGGCCTCTGGACGGCCTGGATCACATTGGCGATGGTAAAGGTCTTGCCCGAACCTGTCACACCGAGAAGCACCTGATGGTCGTACCCCAACTCCAGGCCCTCGACCAGCCGTGCAATCGCCTGCGGCTGGTCGCCCTTTGGCTCAAATTCCGTCACCATGCGAAATTTGGTCATGGAATTTCTTAATTGACTTTTAGCTAAGGGGGGGTTTTCTCCTGTCTGCGTGCAACGCACAGGCAGGCTATATTTTTCCGATGACACTGGAAACATCAAATCTTCTTTCGATACCTTTTATGGGAAGAAGGGCCA
The window above is part of the Syntrophales bacterium genome. Proteins encoded here:
- the uvrB gene encoding excinuclease ABC subunit UvrB codes for the protein MTKFRMVTEFEPKGDQPQAIARLVEGLELGYDHQVLLGVTGSGKTFTIANVIQAVQRPALIIAHNKTLAAQLYEEFKTLFPENAVEYFVSYYDYYQPEAYIPSTDTYIEKDSAINEEINKLRHSATHSLLERNDVIIVASVSCIYGLGSPEAYYGMLLTVEEGMELPRDEMLRRLVEIQYVRNDIDFHRGTFRVRGDVVEIFPPYEEDRAMRIEFLGDTIESISMVDPLRGKKLIHPHKMSIYPGSHYVTTRDNMRMAIASIKEELMVRLEELRAQNKLLEAQRLEQRTRFDIEMMEEMGYCQGIENYSRHLTGRKPGEPPPTLMEYLPLNALIIGDESHVTIPQLVGMYKGDRSRKETLVNYGFRLPSALDNRPLMFKEYENFRHPRIYISATPANYELRKAGGRVVEQIIRPTGLMDPEIVVKPAHHQVDDLLGEIREREGKGERVLVTTLTKRMAENLTSYYQGLGVRVRYLHSDIHTLERVNIIRDLRLGKFDVLVGINLLREGLDIPEVSLVAILDADKEGFLRSERSLIQTSGRAARNVSGQVIMYSDRVTDSIRACLSETNRRRTMQQRYNEERHITPETIKKSISRILTSVYEADYVTVPIVSEKMEAYISEEDITSKITQLREEMKRAAKNLEFERAAALRDQIKELSSLMLTVG